The following proteins are co-located in the Desulfobacterales bacterium genome:
- a CDS encoding BMP family ABC transporter substrate-binding protein yields the protein MKFSRLKIEIFIFVILFSFLMIHAPSALAAEKPFVFGLLLVGPSNDRGWSQAHFEAGHYVEKKIPGAKMIYIDKVNPADRPGITIPQLVDDMVEKGAKLIIANSDDMKDGAREAAVKHPDIHFLHISGDDVLTGKAPKNLSNLMGRMEYGKMMAGFAAAMTTRTGKIAYLGPLINEETRRLAASCYLGARYAWEKVLKKKPDDLKFQVTWIGFWFNIPGVTADPTQVAQNFFNTGYDVIVSGIDTTEAVVVARQKQKEGKTVWAIPYDYIGACEGASEVCLGVPYFNWGPAYVDFIKDSMAGKWASKWIWLGPDWKDINNPDTSTVGFVSGPSLSNPVRQSLDTFIKDLGSKKIELFKGPLKYQDGSLFLKDNQIATDQQVWYLKGLLQGMTGQSSAK from the coding sequence ATGAAATTTAGCAGGCTGAAGATTGAAATTTTCATTTTCGTTATTCTTTTTTCATTTCTAATGATCCATGCACCCTCGGCACTTGCCGCCGAAAAGCCTTTTGTTTTCGGTCTGCTGCTGGTGGGGCCGTCCAACGACCGCGGCTGGAGCCAGGCCCATTTTGAAGCAGGGCATTATGTTGAAAAAAAGATCCCCGGCGCAAAAATGATTTACATCGACAAGGTCAACCCGGCCGACCGGCCCGGCATCACCATTCCCCAGCTGGTGGACGATATGGTGGAAAAGGGGGCAAAACTGATTATCGCCAATTCCGACGATATGAAAGACGGCGCCCGGGAAGCCGCGGTTAAACATCCGGATATTCACTTTCTGCACATCTCCGGCGATGATGTCCTCACCGGAAAAGCGCCCAAAAACCTCAGCAATTTAATGGGCCGGATGGAATACGGCAAGATGATGGCAGGGTTCGCTGCCGCCATGACGACCCGGACCGGCAAAATCGCATACCTGGGGCCGCTGATTAATGAAGAAACCCGCCGGCTGGCGGCATCATGCTATCTGGGCGCCCGCTATGCCTGGGAAAAGGTCCTGAAAAAAAAGCCCGATGATTTAAAGTTCCAGGTGACCTGGATCGGTTTCTGGTTTAATATTCCCGGCGTCACCGCCGACCCCACCCAGGTCGCCCAAAACTTTTTCAATACCGGTTATGACGTGATTGTGTCCGGCATCGATACCACCGAAGCCGTCGTCGTCGCCCGCCAAAAGCAAAAAGAAGGCAAGACCGTCTGGGCCATCCCCTACGATTACATCGGCGCCTGTGAAGGGGCCTCGGAAGTTTGCCTGGGCGTTCCCTATTTTAACTGGGGGCCGGCATACGTTGATTTTATCAAGGATTCCATGGCGGGCAAATGGGCCTCCAAATGGATCTGGCTGGGACCGGACTGGAAGGATATCAACAACCCCGACACCTCTACCGTGGGGTTTGTCAGCGGACCGTCCCTTTCCAACCCGGTCCGGCAGTCTCTGGACACGTTTATAAAGGATCTCGGTTCCAAAAAAATAGAGCTTTTCAAAGGGCCGCTCAAGTATCAAGACGGCAGCCTTTTTCTGAAAGACAACCAGATTGCTACCGATCAGCAGGTCTGGTACCTGAAAGGGCTCCTGCAGGGGATGACGGGACAAAGCAGCGCCAAATAG
- a CDS encoding TrkA family potassium uptake protein has product MKQFAIIGLGNFGFYLAKHLYRKGYEVLAVDIDPKQVQAVRDDVSQAIVADATDRTVIEALGVKDMDVAVVCIGSILSNSILATLILKDIGVKRIYAKAITEPHGRILFKVGADEVFFPEKDMAISLAERLHNPNMLDYLPFLEGYSIIELVPPRGFIGKNLKDLNLTNRFGVQVVAIKEMVPDKLNLIPTAQSVLKESDIMIILGPNEGLDKLQKIEL; this is encoded by the coding sequence ATGAAACAATTTGCGATTATCGGGCTGGGTAATTTCGGCTTTTATCTGGCAAAGCACCTTTATCGGAAAGGTTATGAGGTCCTGGCCGTCGATATCGATCCCAAACAGGTTCAAGCGGTAAGGGATGATGTCAGCCAGGCCATTGTTGCCGATGCAACCGACCGCACGGTCATAGAGGCCCTTGGCGTGAAAGACATGGATGTCGCCGTTGTCTGCATCGGCTCCATTTTGAGCAACTCGATCCTGGCGACGCTGATTCTGAAAGATATCGGTGTAAAAAGGATCTATGCCAAAGCCATTACCGAACCGCATGGACGCATCCTGTTTAAGGTCGGCGCCGACGAGGTGTTCTTTCCGGAAAAAGACATGGCTATCTCTCTGGCCGAGCGCCTGCATAACCCCAATATGCTCGACTATTTACCCTTTCTGGAGGGTTACAGCATCATCGAACTGGTGCCCCCCCGGGGGTTTATCGGCAAAAATCTGAAAGACCTCAACCTGACGAATCGTTTCGGTGTTCAGGTCGTCGCCATCAAAGAAATGGTTCCGGACAAACTGAACTTGATTCCTACGGCGCAATCCGTTTTAAAAGAAAGTGATATCATGATCATACTGGGGCCCAATGAAGGCCTGGACAAATTACAAAAAATCGAGTTATAA
- a CDS encoding TrkH family potassium uptake protein, with product MPAKNKISWYLRAFLHSPARLSISAFAILILTGTLLLMLPAAAPQQHLGFVNALFTATSAGCVTGLVVVDTGTRLSLFGQLVVLALIQVGGLGIMTFSTLLLLMAGRRPGLTGRLVVRDTFTHSGEQSFSAILKDVIIFTAAIEGLGAAILFFRFLPGNSAGIALYLSIFHSISAFCNAGFSLFSDSFIRFREDWILNLTICFLIICGGIGFLVIAELRRKFPYNRKRWDRLSLHSRIVLSTTILLLVCGSLSILLMEWHNTLTPLDPLNRLLSAFFQSVSARTAGFNTLQIETLANQTLFLIILLMFVGACPGSCGGGIKTTTLAALTLMGFSRLRGQKQTQVFHRTIPEESIGKAVSVLLVSMLVVAAGTMALLLTELGDTPHPFSRGQFLELLFEVVSAFGTVGLSAGVTPGLSTLGRLIITAVMFIGRLGPLVMVVAISRQQVSRFYYAEENIIIG from the coding sequence ATGCCGGCCAAAAATAAAATATCCTGGTACCTGAGGGCGTTCCTGCATTCACCGGCGCGTCTGTCCATCAGCGCCTTTGCGATTCTGATACTGACCGGCACTCTTCTGCTGATGCTCCCTGCCGCCGCACCGCAGCAACACCTCGGTTTCGTAAACGCCCTTTTCACCGCAACCTCGGCCGGCTGCGTCACCGGTCTGGTTGTTGTGGATACCGGGACCCGCCTCAGTCTTTTCGGGCAGCTGGTTGTGCTGGCTTTAATCCAGGTCGGCGGCCTTGGCATCATGACATTCTCAACCCTGCTGTTGCTGATGGCCGGCCGCCGTCCCGGCCTGACCGGACGGCTTGTCGTCAGAGATACGTTTACCCATAGCGGCGAGCAGAGCTTTTCGGCGATACTGAAAGATGTCATCATCTTTACGGCTGCGATCGAAGGACTGGGTGCCGCTATTTTATTCTTTCGATTTCTTCCCGGCAATAGCGCCGGAATCGCGCTGTACCTGTCGATTTTTCATTCCATCAGTGCGTTTTGCAACGCCGGTTTTTCGCTTTTTTCAGACAGCTTTATTCGGTTCCGGGAAGACTGGATCCTGAACCTGACGATTTGCTTTCTCATCATCTGCGGCGGTATCGGTTTCCTGGTTATCGCCGAACTGAGACGAAAATTTCCTTATAACCGCAAGCGTTGGGATCGACTCAGTCTGCATTCACGCATCGTGCTTTCCACCACGATCCTTTTGCTGGTTTGCGGGAGCTTGTCGATCCTGCTGATGGAATGGCATAATACCCTGACGCCGCTGGACCCGTTAAACCGTCTGCTTTCCGCTTTTTTTCAGTCGGTCAGCGCCCGCACAGCCGGTTTCAACACCCTGCAAATAGAGACCTTGGCCAACCAGACGCTTTTTCTTATCATTCTGCTGATGTTTGTCGGCGCCTGCCCCGGCTCCTGCGGAGGCGGCATCAAGACCACGACGTTGGCGGCCTTGACGCTTATGGGGTTTTCGCGCCTGCGGGGCCAAAAGCAGACCCAGGTCTTTCACCGCACCATCCCCGAGGAGAGCATCGGCAAGGCCGTCAGCGTCCTGCTGGTCAGCATGCTGGTGGTGGCCGCCGGCACGATGGCGCTGCTCTTGACGGAGCTGGGCGATACCCCGCACCCGTTCAGTCGGGGACAGTTTTTAGAGCTGTTGTTTGAAGTTGTCAGCGCATTTGGAACGGTCGGTCTTTCCGCCGGCGTTACGCCGGGGCTTTCAACCCTGGGCCGTCTGATCATCACCGCCGTCATGTTCATCGGGCGCCTGGGGCCGCTGGTAATGGTCGTGGCCATCAGCCGCCAGCAGGTGTCCCGCTTTTATTATGCTGAAGAAAACATTATTATCGGATGA
- the fabD gene encoding ACP S-malonyltransferase: MKKIAFLFPGQGSQTVGMGFDLYQEFDFVREIFEMTDEIAGANISRLCFKGPIEDLTQTVTLQPAMTAVNLATLAAIENERMSPNVSAGHSLGEYSALCAAGITSREDTIRLVIKRGELMHREASRLQGAMHALVGLSMEKVQRLVQKVQAEGPVSVANHNTELQIVITGAPGPVEKVSALAKEQGAKSIPLRVSGAWHSELMKDAEADFREFLNTIPFDPPAGAVVHNVSADTASEPDEIKAIMAKQLCSPVRWYDSMRKLEADGVTVFAEIGPGRVLTGLLKKILPQDFSGKILNVNDLKTFETFLKAVAG, translated from the coding sequence TTGAAAAAAATCGCCTTTCTTTTTCCCGGGCAGGGGTCCCAGACCGTTGGAATGGGATTCGACCTTTACCAGGAATTTGATTTTGTCAGAGAAATTTTTGAAATGACGGACGAAATTGCCGGGGCCAACATTTCCCGGCTGTGCTTTAAAGGCCCCATAGAAGATCTGACCCAGACCGTGACTCTCCAACCCGCCATGACGGCCGTTAATCTGGCCACTTTGGCGGCCATCGAGAACGAAAGGATGTCGCCGAATGTGTCCGCCGGACACAGCCTGGGTGAATACAGTGCCCTGTGTGCCGCCGGCATCACTTCCCGGGAGGATACCATTCGGCTGGTCATCAAACGGGGAGAATTGATGCACCGGGAAGCCTCCCGGCTTCAGGGCGCCATGCATGCGCTGGTGGGACTTTCCATGGAAAAGGTTCAGCGGCTGGTGCAAAAAGTTCAGGCCGAGGGTCCGGTGTCTGTCGCCAATCACAACACCGAACTTCAGATTGTTATCACCGGCGCCCCGGGTCCGGTTGAAAAGGTGTCGGCCCTTGCAAAAGAACAGGGCGCCAAGTCCATCCCCTTACGGGTCAGCGGCGCCTGGCACAGCGAGTTGATGAAAGACGCCGAAGCCGACTTCAGAGAATTTCTCAACACCATCCCCTTTGATCCCCCCGCCGGCGCCGTTGTGCACAATGTCAGCGCCGATACGGCCTCTGAGCCGGACGAAATCAAAGCGATCATGGCAAAACAATTATGCAGTCCGGTCCGCTGGTATGATTCGATGCGCAAACTGGAAGCCGACGGGGTTACGGTGTTTGCCGAAATCGGTCCCGGCAGGGTCTTGACCGGTTTGTTAAAAAAGATTCTGCCTCAGGATTTTTCCGGAAAAATCCTGAATGTGAATGACTTAAAAACGTTTGAGACCTTTTTAAAAGCGGTGGCCGGATAG